The genomic stretch AAACTCTAAAGAGTTATTTAAAACCTTTTCCACATTATCAACAATATCAATTGCCTTGTTTGTATACGGATTTGTGTCAAGAATCAAGATTATCTTTGTTATTGTTCTATCTTTGTTCATATATGAATCTAAAGCCTTTTTGAAGCTACTGCTTTTTATAGCTTCTGGTGGGACGTAAAAGATGTTTGTTGTTTTGTATCCTTCAAAATAACTCTTCATACTCTGCATAGAATTTGCCATCTTGTTAAGTGCATCAGAAATCTGTAAAAGAGCTGATTTTAAGCTTGTAAACCCTGTCTGAAGTTCATCAACTTTTTTTAGAATCTGTTCTTTTTGTTTCTCAAATTCCTGAAGTTTTGAATACATAAGTTTTACACCTGAGATTATTTGTTTTTGACCTTTGTCAATTTGATAGTAGCCACTTAGAACCTTCCCTTGAGCATCAGCAAGCTGTTTTGAAGCTGAAGCTATGCTATTAATAGAATTTGAAATAAGCTTCAGAGCTTTGTCAGCTTCATTTATCTGGGCTGAAATCTTTTCATATTCAGAAGAAAACTCTTTTAACTTTGGAGCAAACTTATTTGCTTCAGTTTCAATTTTTGATAAAATCTCAGATGCCGTAATATAATTGATATCCCTTGAGATTTCCGGATACTTATTTGAAAGTGCTTTTAAATTGTTATTAGCAGTATTAATACCTGTCAATAAAAGTTCAATTTGATTTACATCAAATCCCTGTAATTCACTTTTTACCTTATTTATTGACCTTGTATACTCAAAATAGAATTCTTTAAAGCCTTCAGACAGCTTGCTGCTTCCAATTGAAAGCTTATTAAGACCATCATATATCTTCTTAGAACCATTTAACCCCTGTTCAAATCCACTGTTTAGTTTTTCTAAAGAAATTTTCAATTCATATACACCATTTTCAAGCTGTGAAATGCCAGTTACAAGTTTTTGAACATCAAATTCTTTTGTTGACATATTTAAATTTTTGTTTATAGTCTCAATTGCATTGTTAACTTTCAAAAGACCATTTCTCAAACTATCAATACCTTTTATAACAGTATTTGCTTGGTTTGACAAACTAAATTGTTTTATAATCTGCCCTTCAGGTCTTGTGACTGAATACACATCTTTTATACCTTTTTGCTTACTCAATATCTCAGTTATTTTTTCAATGTCAGATAATGCGTCAGAAGTTGCTAAACTCTTATTAGATTTCAAATAAATGGTAACAGGAAATGTCTTACCGCTACTGAAGTTTTTTGAAATTATGTTAAATCCCTTCACAGATTTGTATTTTTCAGAAAGTTCGTTTAGTGTGTTAAATGATAAATCGCCTCTCACTGATAAGAGAAAAGGTATCAAGATTAAAATAACTGTTGTCAACACCACATAAGGATATTTAGTTGAAAGTCTTGCAGCAGCTTCCCAGAGTCTGCTATGGGTGTGCTGTATTTCTTTATTAAATGGCCAGAGAAGATTTTTACCAAAAATTTTGAGTACAGCAGGAACCAGTGTCAAAAGCACAAGTAAAAGCACAAGCACACTTACTGCAATTGCTGACATTGCCCTGAAAAAGTTAAAAGACGCTGCCGCAAAAGCCGCAAAACCTGTAAAAACCGCAAGACAGCTAAATACCACTGTTTTTCCTGCTGTTTTAAACGTTGTTATTATTGCATCATCAACATCTTTCCCATTTGCAAGCTCTTCTCTGAACCTTGAAATAATCAATAGATTATAATCCGTCCCAATTCCAAATAGGGATACAACTATAAATGTTCTTGTAAAAGTATTGATTGGAAAATTAAACTTATCTGCTAAGTGCCCAACTATGCTAAGTGAGATTAAAAACGAAACACCAACTGTTAAAAGTGAAACAATTGGAGTGACAGGCGAGCGGAAAACAAGGACCAACACAATGATTATAAATACAATTGTGATGACATCGGTCTTTTTAACACCATCTTCTGAAGCCTTTACAAAGTCTTGGGTAATTAAATCTCCACCTGTCAGATACACTTCTAAACTCTTTGGTTTTCTAACAGAATCTATAAACTTATAAATATCGTCTCTTATCTCAATAATTTCTCTCTTTGACTTGTCTGCCTGAATGCTTGCAAGGATAACCTTGTTGTTGCCTGATACGTAGTAGTTTTTTAGCTCAGGATTCTTGAAATGAGTTGAAATATTTTCAATGTTGTATTTTTCTCTGTTACTGTTAAGTCCATAAATTATCTTTTTAATTGCCACAATGTCTTCATCTGAAAGACCATTTTTGTCATAAAATACAATTGCTACTGTTGAAAGCTTTTTATCCTTTGGTACTCCCTGATATTCTTTTTCTAACGCTGCTGCAACTTGAGATGGGTATTCCTGACCAATTTTAGGTTCACCTTTGAGTCGCACTATTTTATTTATATCTGGCATAGTAACTACAAATATTACTGTTAAAATAGCCCATATAATAGTGCTCAGCCACGGACGCTTTAAAATTACTCTCACACACCTCACCTCTTTTAAAATTTTACACAGCCTATTTTAACATATGCACTGGCCAAACGTCAATGACTAAAAGTCAATTTAAAAATTAAATAAAAAGCTTTTGTGAAGGTCTTTGCCTTCACAAAAGCTTTATCTTTACAAACTTGAGTTTACCAACCTGCAAAAAATTACATCGCCAATCAATACTCTATTCCAGCTTCTTCAGCAAAACTTTTCAAAGACTCCTCAGTCTCTTTCCTCGACTTCTCCAGCATTATCTCATAATCCTTCTTCCACTGCTCAACATCTCCCCTGTCTATATCATTCCTTTTCGCATGTATCTTCCCCTCTTCAGTGTTAAAAAACCATTTCTCTTTTATCTTCCAGTCATATTGCACATTCAATAACTTCGGTCTAATGTCGAGTGTAAACTCTTTATATCTTTTCCACACTTCTCTCCAATTTTGTGGATTTTCCCTCAGTTCCTTCAACAAGCCCTCATACACCTTTATCGCTTCCATTGCAAGCTCTTCTCTACTTTTCCATTCAAGAATATACAACTCACTATATTTTTCTGGATGTTCTGCTATATCTTTAGAGGTTCTCTTCCAAGAATCAGAATAATAAAAATCAGCTAAAGCAGAACTTGAAACCAATATAATACCATACAGTTCTTTTATACGCTTATCAGTAAATCTGTCTGTAGGGTCACTGTATACTGCAGTATCAACATCTTCTTTTTGCTGATTCTCAGTTAAATTCTGGTTATCTTGATTGACATCTGTTATATTCCCCTCTCTCTCCGCCTGTTCTGATGCCAATACCACCTTCTGAGCTCCTGCATCAACACCTTTGCCTGTACCTGCCTTCCCTCTATATATCGCACAACCTATACCTGCACAACCAGCAAATATAAATGTGCATACCAACACCAATATAATCACTTTTCGCCTCATTTATATCTCCCCTCTCTTCTTCTTTTAACCTCTCTTGCTAATTTGAACTTATCCTATATAAGATTACCCAGTTCATGGGTAATGTGTCTTTATTTAAGTACTCGCGAAAACTCCTACCAGAATAGAAATACTCTGGTGTAGTGGAATGTTGTGCGTACAAAAGATCTGTTGCTGTCTTACTAACTATTACCTGTGAATGATAAGCTTCGCAGTTATCATATCGTACATGTTGAACAATATCCCCCTCTTTTAAAAACCCTAATACTACACTGCTATATCTCTCCAATGCATACCATACAGGATATATTCTCATCTGATACGCTCTGTTTCTTCCGGCACCATCTAAATTGCCCCAGTGCTGCCTAAAATAATTCGCACCCGTCCACGTTGTAGTTCGGTTTGTTGATGTCCGGTAAAACCAGTAGTTAACATTACCTTCTATCCCCGAAGATGTAGAATATATCATATCCATATACCCCGCAAACAGCACCTGTGAAGCAAAATTTGTGCAATCTCCTCCATAGTTCGCAAAATTAGCAAACGTAATACCCCTGCATGTATAACTATTCTTATACGTTGCATTGTCTATAGCATAATTCTTTGCTGCTGTCCTGTTGTAGCTCGTATTCGTATTACCCGAATTATATGATGACCTCATTAATTGAAGAGAATAATAATGAGAACCTGAATGTCCATACGCACTTGATACTAAAATATAATAATTCCCACTACTTGGAACTGTGTACTGAATAAATTCATTCTTACCTTTTGGATTCGTAGATGATGCTACTAAATTCTGTGATGAATTGTATAAATATATGTTGTAATCTACAAGCTCATGCGCATTAATAAAACTTATTGCTACTATGTCCCCTGCTCTAAAATAAATCTTAAAATAATCTTTGTCTTGCGATGGATTAGTAGATTGATATATTAATCCTTTTACAAAATCTCCAAAATTAATTGTATTTGCTGTTGAAAAGCTGTTGTTGTTCTCTTGTTCATATACCTCCCCTGCTTTTGCAATCTCATTATACCAAATTGTTAATGTAAATACAATTAAAAACATTAAAAATTTAGAGAAGCATTTTAAAACCCTTTTCATCAAATAAACACCCCTCTCACTCTTTTGTATTTTCAATTTGTGATTGTAAGTTAAAAAATTTTTCTTTGGCACAAAATTGAACTTTACATAACCAAACTCACCTCTTGAGTAATTTGTTTACTTTTACTTTAGCACAACAACAACAACAACAACAACAATATACAAACTGCCTAAATTTTAATTTTGGTATTTGTAAAACTATAATAAATTAAAATGCTCATTCTGTATATATTGCATATCTTAGAGTTATAAATATATGATTATACTTAAAATGATAAATCATCTGCAGTGGAAGCTATATAA from Caldicellulosiruptor kronotskyensis 2002 encodes the following:
- a CDS encoding amidase domain-containing protein, with the translated sequence MKRVLKCFSKFLMFLIVFTLTIWYNEIAKAGEVYEQENNNSFSTANTINFGDFVKGLIYQSTNPSQDKDYFKIYFRAGDIVAISFINAHELVDYNIYLYNSSQNLVASSTNPKGKNEFIQYTVPSSGNYYILVSSAYGHSGSHYYSLQLMRSSYNSGNTNTSYNRTAAKNYAIDNATYKNSYTCRGITFANFANYGGDCTNFASQVLFAGYMDMIYSTSSGIEGNVNYWFYRTSTNRTTTWTGANYFRQHWGNLDGAGRNRAYQMRIYPVWYALERYSSVVLGFLKEGDIVQHVRYDNCEAYHSQVIVSKTATDLLYAQHSTTPEYFYSGRSFREYLNKDTLPMNWVILYRISSN
- a CDS encoding MMPL family transporter, which codes for MRVILKRPWLSTIIWAILTVIFVVTMPDINKIVRLKGEPKIGQEYPSQVAAALEKEYQGVPKDKKLSTVAIVFYDKNGLSDEDIVAIKKIIYGLNSNREKYNIENISTHFKNPELKNYYVSGNNKVILASIQADKSKREIIEIRDDIYKFIDSVRKPKSLEVYLTGGDLITQDFVKASEDGVKKTDVITIVFIIIVLVLVFRSPVTPIVSLLTVGVSFLISLSIVGHLADKFNFPINTFTRTFIVVSLFGIGTDYNLLIISRFREELANGKDVDDAIITTFKTAGKTVVFSCLAVFTGFAAFAAASFNFFRAMSAIAVSVLVLLLVLLTLVPAVLKIFGKNLLWPFNKEIQHTHSRLWEAAARLSTKYPYVVLTTVILILIPFLLSVRGDLSFNTLNELSEKYKSVKGFNIISKNFSSGKTFPVTIYLKSNKSLATSDALSDIEKITEILSKQKGIKDVYSVTRPEGQIIKQFSLSNQANTVIKGIDSLRNGLLKVNNAIETINKNLNMSTKEFDVQKLVTGISQLENGVYELKISLEKLNSGFEQGLNGSKKIYDGLNKLSIGSSKLSEGFKEFYFEYTRSINKVKSELQGFDVNQIELLLTGINTANNNLKALSNKYPEISRDINYITASEILSKIETEANKFAPKLKEFSSEYEKISAQINEADKALKLISNSINSIASASKQLADAQGKVLSGYYQIDKGQKQIISGVKLMYSKLQEFEKQKEQILKKVDELQTGFTSLKSALLQISDALNKMANSMQSMKSYFEGYKTTNIFYVPPEAIKSSSFKKALDSYMNKDRTITKIILILDTNPYTNKAIDIVDNVEKVLNNSLEFINTKFVSVGVGGISSSNHDLKSIYFKDFKTLRLIMIISIFILMFLISRSIFNAAIMVVIVFVDYYLALSITEMIFKGIFKYEALNWAVPFFTFVVFLALGIDYSVFLLIRFYEYKDLEMNEALRLTSANIGHVVTSAVIILAGTFAAMLPSGILTLMQVSICVVIGLVLLAFFLLPFLYNTLMRIKRDIV